From the genome of Medicago truncatula cultivar Jemalong A17 chromosome 2, MtrunA17r5.0-ANR, whole genome shotgun sequence:
TGAGTTGactttttatctttcaattatTCCTTCATTTTAAACTATTATAACTACAATcttattcctttaaaaaaaaaactacaatctTATCTTTCGtagtataatataatattatatccCATTATAATATGAACAATTCTACCGCAATAAGAACACTATAAGTTAAGTCTTTATTTGATTGTtgtattttccaaaaaaaattataacatgataaaataaacatacaGCTTAACGTAATAGAAAAGCAGTGCACGTCTTGACACAAGTAATTAGATAATAGTCGAACATAAGGGAAGCTCTATATCCAAACTACAGATATGCTTCCCTGAAATACCTACacagataaaataaattaataaaaaaaatctggtcaTCCTTTTTTTGGTATTTTCTTGGTCATCGGTTAATCCGACTATCTAAAGCCCTGTCTTCTAAAGCCTTGTCTTTCAGAGGGATTGAGAGAGAGATTCTTTGTTAGATTGACCAGAGTTTCTTGATTGGTACCACTTGATTGCATCtctattctcttctctcttGCCTTCATAGTGTTCTGCAAAAAATCAATATAAGAACACACAAGAGGAACAAAGTTACACCATGCAAGAGAGGAGCTAAGTAGCTAACTACAATTGTGTGTACTTGCTGCAAATTACATATTATGTGTTACAATTGCATAAATATTTAAGAAGTGTTCTAGACAAATGAAATAGAACCTACATGGTAACTATCATTATTGTACGCTTCCTGTTTCCAGCCTGTATGCTCAGTCCTTTGGGAACGACATAACTTCTCTCGATTCTCATAGAAATCAAAATCATCCAATAGAGAAGTCTTAGCTGGataacttttaaatattttcagCATTTCCAGGCCCTCCTTCAGTGTAATCTGAAAACCAGACATTTGCGAATTTAATGGTAAACTGTGTCCAACAGAAGTTGagtaaaaaactataaaaatattcatatcatCAAAATGTAAATGCCATCATTGATAtacatatatgttatatatcCTATCTATCATCTATATGGGCATTTGAGCAACCTTTGCAGCTGTCCAGCAAAAGCAaaggaaataataaaaattacacTTCATTCAAAACTGAAAAAAACAGAACGGGGATTTGTATTGGTGCATGAAGTAATAATTGATCAGAtatattaaatagattttataatAGAAATGTGATTAGTCGTTTTAAAGAAACATTGACACATGCATGTGTTATGTCGTATCCACAAACAGATAATACACCTTACTCATCACTTTCTTTGATAATCTGTGAACAAACAACTAGACCCCCCAGCTTTAGTTATTCAGAGCGGCACATACTTTTTTGTGGTTATGCAACAACTATTTCCCTCAGACTCTATGAAAGAGGAATCATGTACTTAACACCATAAAAAGTAAGAATTACCTCTTGTGTGTCCCTACTGAAAGTTACACACTTGTTTTCATTTATTTGAAGGGTAATGTGTGCAAACTGGCGGTTGGGAACATCTTTTATTATATGCCACTTAATTGGGAAGAACCCGTTGTATTTGTCAAGTTTCCAAAACTTCATGTCTTTTTTGAAGTCCACCGGTCCTAGCATCTCAGCTACTCCAACAAACTGCCCACTTGCATTAACCTGATTTGACATCAAAATACATCCAGGACCACTGAATAATTAGGTAATAAAGATTTGAGGACATGAACCCCTAGTCCTGAAATGCAAATCAGCTGATACATAATTTTGAAAGACAAATGAaccaaaattaaatattcttgTGTTCATATTCCGATTACAATtagaacaaaacaaattattgtCTTGACATTTTAATCAGATAATCCAAGAAAGCATTTGATTTTTGCCAATCATTGGACATAAATATAAAGGATGTTCATTTTCTAAGGAGATTTTGAACATACCtctagaaagaagaaaagaaaacagaaactACCTCCAAGGTATCATCAATATCTAACTAAAGTTTCTATAatgttcatcttcatttttttattatcacaCTTCttctaaagaaaaaacaagagaaaaatttGGGGCAAAGATTTGAACTCAccgagaagaagaggaagatagGGCACTGTGTGCCTGTCTGACTTAATTTAGCTTCTGCATTTTGGAATGCGGCGTTCAACTTCTTATTTCCATGTGGAGTGCTTGTCCAAACATCATATTTAATGCCCTTATGAATGTCATCTTCATTGAAAGAtttaatcatataaaacttAGCAGTTTCATATTTTGTTTGGAAATCTGGAAGGTTATATTGATCTCTGCATACAGTGAATGCAAACTCATCCTTAACTACTGATGACTCTGGATTGGAATTTCTTTGATGAAACCGAGGACCCCGAGTAATTTCCTTTGACATCTCAGATTCTCCGCTTCTGAATTTCTCACTCAACATAACTCTGTCATTAGATACTGCACCATTTGGTCTGTAGTTAGTAGAAGTAATTGGCCTGTAGTTAGTAGAAGTACTTGGTCTGTAGTTAGTATTGGGAAAGACATGGCTTCTTGGGTTGGCAAATGATGGAACATTTCCTGTTTGGTTGTAGGTTCTTGGAGGGGTGGCTACTGTAAAATTAGAATGCAAATGAGGAGCCTGCAAAATAAAACATTCACTTGAGCAAAACACCATAATTCTACAGAAGTTACAATGAAAATCTAAAATACATAACACaaagttcatatttttttaggcaaaattacagttttagtcccttaacttaatttcaggtaacagtttggtcctttatctttttttcatttcaatttggtcctttttgtccattttcatatacattttcaagcttcaaatctaatattcttatgcaaacatagacgaggatcatagatttgaagactaaaagatcataagaaaataaaatcatgaattttaagcttaaaaatgtatatgaaaatggacaaaaaggaccaaattgaaatgaaaaaaagataaaggaccaaactgttacctaaaattaagttaagggattaaaactgtaattttgcctattttttttatcaatcagataaaagaaagaagaagaagaagaaaactgaTTCTAAAGGTTGGCAAACAAGCTCAAGTAGAATAATTTCCTTAACAAATTATCCACATAATTGAACGTGACACAAGGAGAATAACaacttttttattacaaaagaATCATTCCTTTTTAGGcattcatcataatttttttttaatagcaatCATCATAAATACAACACTTTACCACTACACAAAatgaataatataaacaactagCAGCGATACCTACTGATATCTTAAAAATATCTGAAACATCTTAATCTTCAGCTGATTACCTTTTTTAGAATTTCTATTTCTTTGGATAACCTGCTGGTTATACTGCCATTTGTATGCGGAGAACTTGAGCTATTTTGATTTGCCAAGGTAGAAGATTTTGGATCACTTTTTGCAAATACAGAACTGACAGATTTATTTTGCATGCAAACAGAAGTTGATACTGAAGAATGACAAGGAATAGCTTCTGATTCATGAACGCCTGGTTGTTGAAAATAACTAGTGTAAGAAAGACCAGGTTGTTGACCAGGTAGTTCCCGGATAATACAATGCCTATCGACACCCACATTTGTCcctgatatatattataaagaGCAGAGCCAGCAAAGTAAGAATAAAGGGATAACTTTGATCACATGACACCATACTcaaaggtttaaaaaaaaaatcaagtaaacTAATATGATTAATTGTACAAAAGGCTAAACTATATGAACTAAGCTCATAAACCCTAtgaacccacttgggttggcctggtggtGTTGGCTTGTGACCTTGGAGTGTACTCATCGCAAGGTCTCAAGTTCAATTCTCCtcggtgccaatttcggtgggttggtttggcttcttcaaaaaaataaaaaaactcaaactctATGAACTAAGCAAAGATGAAATATAATATGTACTaattagagaaaataaaatctataaaacaatattttccTACAATACAATACTCTCCCTCAAGCTTGTAAATGAATATCTATATCTATCATTCTCAACATGCAATGTCTTAAAACCGCTTTGTAGGAATACACTTAATTGAAGCCCTATAGAACCTTTTTCTAGTTTACCCTTGATCTGTGTGTTTCATCCTAACATACTCAACCAAGTTTTGTGCATTGCTAATGGTTGATTTATTGTCACAAAACAGCTTCATATCTATTTTTGAGGTcgtaaaatatgattttcatcGATAATAACTTGAAAACCCCTTGAGCCATAAGTAAAAACTAGGCTTAGAGATGTGTCCTTTATCTCAAAAGGAATGAATTAGGGTTTTCAAACAGCCACAAAAGGAGCTAGAATCTGCTCAAAATAACACTTGAAACATAACAGCAGGTGGCTAGCAACCTAGTCTATGGTTGTTCATAGAAGGTGCCTAACACAGTGGCATGTGGCTTACACACGCCAGAGATTGAAACTATAAGTGTAGGCGCACCAAAGCTACAATGATGCAACCTAAGGACTCCACATTGAAGGCGGTTAAGGTTATTCCACCAATGGAAGCAGTGGGGCTCTTTTTCCGGCAACGAAGGCGGCTATAAGTTTGATGAAGAAGCATGGTATTCCATATGCTTTCCAAGACCAACATGCTTGAGTCCAATGCCATCTCCACTCATCTGCAGTCTGGTCTCAGACTTTCCAGATCTGGGTCTGATGGGTTACAAAATCCCTTCATGTATAGGTTTATGGGTTGTGCTCTACAGTATGCTGCCAATACGTGTCTGAAATTTCCTTTGCTGTTAACGAAGTTTTCTATTCCGTGGCTAGTCCTTTGGAGTCTCATTGGGTTGTTGTCAAGCGTATTATTCGCTACCTTAAAGGTATTATTCAGCTTGGGTGCGGCTTTTATCATGCCTCTATTCACAAGCCTCTTTCCCTCAAGGCCTTTTGTGATCTTGGTGACTGGGCTGCAGACCCAGATGACAGGCACTCTACCTTCATGGGTAGCATCGATTTTGCTTTGGTCCCAACCTCATCTCTTGGTGTGGTCCCATAAGCAGTTTGGTGTAGCTTGATCAAGTATTGAAGCGGAATATTGCAGCCTTGCTCAAGTCACAGCTCATTTCCTTTGGGTTCAAACACTACTCACTGAGTTATGTGCTACATGCCTTGCTCCCTCCGTTTTTAGGACAAACAATTTGCAGTACTATTGGCTCAAATCCTATTCTCCACGTTAGGACAAAAGATATGGAGATGAATATACTTTTTGTCTGAGAAAAGGTTCTGCCAAAGCAGCTTATTGTCCTGAATGGTCTTGGTGAAGATTAGTGGGCTGCTTGTTTCCACCTCCAAATTTCTGCTCCTACTCTCGAAGCTCATTCAGTTTCTTACGTGAGAGGTGTCGAGTGTGAGTGCAGGATAAACCTGCTGGTGTGAGTTAAGAGGTAGCTATCTAAAATTGTTGCTCCTTCATTTGTAACATAATTGTGATCATTCTAACGTGATAAAAAAGAATCAACAGAATCAGTTTTCCCTTTCTCTCTAGTATCttataggaaaaataataatcaagtgtatataataaaaacaatctCTTCAAACTGACTCTTGATCTACCTCACCTGCAAAGCCAGCATTAACATCTCTAGAAAAGGTATGCAGTGATGTCAAATCAGATGGGGTACAATCTTTTAAGGGAACCTGcagaaagaatgaaaaaaaattgtagagaATTTGATGACATCATGAGAAATAAGGTATAACAGCAAAATAAATAACTGCTTATCCCATtaattacaaaat
Proteins encoded in this window:
- the LOC11429210 gene encoding YTH domain-containing protein ECT1 isoform X2, whose amino-acid sequence is MVPLKDCTPSDLTSLHTFSRDVNAGFAGTNVGVDRHCIIRELPGQQPGLSYTSYFQQPGVHESEAIPCHSSVSTSVCMQNKSVSSVFAKSDPKSSTLANQNSSSSPHTNGSITSRLSKEIEILKKAPHLHSNFTVATPPRTYNQTGNVPSFANPRSHVFPNTNYRPSTSTNYRPITSTNYRPNGAVSNDRVMLSEKFRSGESEMSKEITRGPRFHQRNSNPESSVVKDEFAFTVCRDQYNLPDFQTKYETAKFYMIKSFNEDDIHKGIKYDVWTSTPHGNKKLNAAFQNAEAKLSQTGTQCPIFLFFSVNASGQFVGVAEMLGPVDFKKDMKFWKLDKYNGFFPIKWHIIKDVPNRQFAHITLQINENKCVTFSRDTQEITLKEGLEMLKIFKSYPAKTSLLDDFDFYENREKLCRSQRTEHTGWKQEAYNNDSYHNTMKAREKRIEMQSSGTNQETLVNLTKNLSLNPSERQGFRRQGFR
- the LOC11429210 gene encoding YTH domain-containing protein ECT1 isoform X1, with protein sequence MWFDLMLGFNQSIQTATTTTTNHIQQKNEADMVPLKDCTPSDLTSLHTFSRDVNAGFAGTNVGVDRHCIIRELPGQQPGLSYTSYFQQPGVHESEAIPCHSSVSTSVCMQNKSVSSVFAKSDPKSSTLANQNSSSSPHTNGSITSRLSKEIEILKKAPHLHSNFTVATPPRTYNQTGNVPSFANPRSHVFPNTNYRPSTSTNYRPITSTNYRPNGAVSNDRVMLSEKFRSGESEMSKEITRGPRFHQRNSNPESSVVKDEFAFTVCRDQYNLPDFQTKYETAKFYMIKSFNEDDIHKGIKYDVWTSTPHGNKKLNAAFQNAEAKLSQTGTQCPIFLFFSVNASGQFVGVAEMLGPVDFKKDMKFWKLDKYNGFFPIKWHIIKDVPNRQFAHITLQINENKCVTFSRDTQEITLKEGLEMLKIFKSYPAKTSLLDDFDFYENREKLCRSQRTEHTGWKQEAYNNDSYHNTMKAREKRIEMQSSGTNQETLVNLTKNLSLNPSERQGFRRQGFR